A stretch of the Xiphias gladius isolate SHS-SW01 ecotype Sanya breed wild chromosome 19, ASM1685928v1, whole genome shotgun sequence genome encodes the following:
- the zgc:114041 gene encoding monocarboxylate transporter 13 isoform X1 has translation MLVSLSPAYPCGLSVYCMTTSQHRQGERPTESLLKSRRAGPPDGGYGWVVVMSAFFVMGLTAAVLKSLGIFFLDIQSHFGVLTSTTSWVTSTTIAMFHLGAPAASALTLQFSQRVVIIVGGLLTASGMLLASLDLGLPWLYLTMGILQGTGISFSWIPANSMVSHYFVRWRPIAHAIASSGECVFAVMFSPFFQWLNETYSWQGALLIIGGLQLNLCACGALMRPLETTQGSIQETKDSLDGNAAVLPPKRKVFSQCALLRKPELLLYILFAILAAAGFFIPPVFLVPFANSLGMDNYWSASILSVLALADLAGRLICGWVANMRLLRNLQLLTMVVTLFGIVLLLLPISNNYWAILVFASLYGLLFGCVVAIHITCIVDIVTLEGFDSGLGIFMLFRSIGGFIGPPAAGWLVDKTNDYRAAFYLSGLCLISSAAFVFLVDHLVRRRKAAEADIHQAVSQQEDWETGKVK, from the exons ATGCTCGTTTCCCTGAGCCCTGCCTACCCGTGTGGGTTATCGGTTTATTGCATGACAACCTCTcagcacaggcagggagaaCGGCCTACAGAGTCGCTGCTGAAGTCCAGGAGAGCCGGACCTCCCGACGGGGGGTATGGCTGGGTGGTGGTCATGTCCGCCTTTTTCGTCATGGGTCTCACTGCTGCTGTCCTAAAGAGCTTGGGCATCTTCTTCTTGGACATCCAGAGTCACTTCGGAGTCCTGACCAGCACCACCTCCTGGGTCACCTCCACTACCATTGCCATGTTTCACCTAGGAG CTCCAGCTGCCAGTGCGCTGACCTTACAGTTTTCTCAGAGAGTGGTCATCATAGTCGGAGGCCTGCTGACAGCCTCTGGGATGTTGCTGGCATCTCTGGACCTAGGTCTGCCATGGCTCTATCTCACCATGGGCATCCTGCAAG GAACAGGGATTTCCTTCTCGTGGATCCCCGCCAACAGCATGGTGAGCCACTACTTTGTACGGTGGCGTCCCATCGCCCACGCCATTGCCAGCTCAGGGGAGTGTGTCTTCGCCGTCATGTTCAGCCCCTTCTTCCAGTGGCTCAACGAGACGTACAGCTGGCAGGGCGCCTTGCTCATCATCGGAGGCCTTCAGCTCAACCTTTGTGCCTGCGGCGCTCTCATGAGACCTCTGGAGACGACCCAGGGCTCAATCCAAGAAACCAAAGACAGTCTAGATGGAAATGCTGCTGTGCTCCCACCGAAGAGGAAGGTTTTCTCCCAGTGCGCGTTGCTGAGAAAGCCTGAACTTCTCCTCTACATCCTGTTCGCCATCTtagcagcagcaggttttttCATCCCACCTGTCTTTCTAGTGCCCTTTGCCAACAGTTTGGGTATGGATAACTACTGGTCAGCCTCGATCCTTTCTGTCCTGGCACTGGCTGACCTGGCTGGAAGGCTGATCTGTGGGTGGGTAGCCAACATGAGACTGCTGAGGAACCTGCAGCTGCTCACCATGGTGGTCACTCTTTTCGGAATcgtgctcctgctgctgccaaTCAGCAACAACTACTGGGCCATCCTGGTCTTTGCCTCGCTCTACGGCTTACTGTTCGGCTGCGTGGTGGCCATTCACATCACCTGCATCGTGGACATTGTAACCCTGGAGGGATTCGACAGTGGACTTGGGATCTTTATGCTTTTCAGGAGCATTGGTGGCTTCATCGGTCCACCTGCTGCAG GCTGGCTGGTGGACAAGACAAATGACTACAGAGCAGCCTTCTACCTCTCAGGCCTGTGCCTCATTTCATCAGCCGCGTTTGTCTTCCTAGTCGACCACCTGGTTAGGAGGAGAAAAGCCGCGGAGGCTGACATTCATCAGGCAGTCAGCCAACAGGAGGACTGGGAAACAGGAAAAGTCAAGTGA
- the zgc:114041 gene encoding monocarboxylate transporter 13 isoform X2 — translation MSACEEDAGSKSVTGGENHRQGERPTESLLKSRRAGPPDGGYGWVVVMSAFFVMGLTAAVLKSLGIFFLDIQSHFGVLTSTTSWVTSTTIAMFHLGAPAASALTLQFSQRVVIIVGGLLTASGMLLASLDLGLPWLYLTMGILQGTGISFSWIPANSMVSHYFVRWRPIAHAIASSGECVFAVMFSPFFQWLNETYSWQGALLIIGGLQLNLCACGALMRPLETTQGSIQETKDSLDGNAAVLPPKRKVFSQCALLRKPELLLYILFAILAAAGFFIPPVFLVPFANSLGMDNYWSASILSVLALADLAGRLICGWVANMRLLRNLQLLTMVVTLFGIVLLLLPISNNYWAILVFASLYGLLFGCVVAIHITCIVDIVTLEGFDSGLGIFMLFRSIGGFIGPPAAGWLVDKTNDYRAAFYLSGLCLISSAAFVFLVDHLVRRRKAAEADIHQAVSQQEDWETGKVK, via the exons ATGTCTGCGTGTGAAGAGGACGCCGGGAGTAAGAGCGTAACGGGGGGGGAAAAC cacaggcagggagaaCGGCCTACAGAGTCGCTGCTGAAGTCCAGGAGAGCCGGACCTCCCGACGGGGGGTATGGCTGGGTGGTGGTCATGTCCGCCTTTTTCGTCATGGGTCTCACTGCTGCTGTCCTAAAGAGCTTGGGCATCTTCTTCTTGGACATCCAGAGTCACTTCGGAGTCCTGACCAGCACCACCTCCTGGGTCACCTCCACTACCATTGCCATGTTTCACCTAGGAG CTCCAGCTGCCAGTGCGCTGACCTTACAGTTTTCTCAGAGAGTGGTCATCATAGTCGGAGGCCTGCTGACAGCCTCTGGGATGTTGCTGGCATCTCTGGACCTAGGTCTGCCATGGCTCTATCTCACCATGGGCATCCTGCAAG GAACAGGGATTTCCTTCTCGTGGATCCCCGCCAACAGCATGGTGAGCCACTACTTTGTACGGTGGCGTCCCATCGCCCACGCCATTGCCAGCTCAGGGGAGTGTGTCTTCGCCGTCATGTTCAGCCCCTTCTTCCAGTGGCTCAACGAGACGTACAGCTGGCAGGGCGCCTTGCTCATCATCGGAGGCCTTCAGCTCAACCTTTGTGCCTGCGGCGCTCTCATGAGACCTCTGGAGACGACCCAGGGCTCAATCCAAGAAACCAAAGACAGTCTAGATGGAAATGCTGCTGTGCTCCCACCGAAGAGGAAGGTTTTCTCCCAGTGCGCGTTGCTGAGAAAGCCTGAACTTCTCCTCTACATCCTGTTCGCCATCTtagcagcagcaggttttttCATCCCACCTGTCTTTCTAGTGCCCTTTGCCAACAGTTTGGGTATGGATAACTACTGGTCAGCCTCGATCCTTTCTGTCCTGGCACTGGCTGACCTGGCTGGAAGGCTGATCTGTGGGTGGGTAGCCAACATGAGACTGCTGAGGAACCTGCAGCTGCTCACCATGGTGGTCACTCTTTTCGGAATcgtgctcctgctgctgccaaTCAGCAACAACTACTGGGCCATCCTGGTCTTTGCCTCGCTCTACGGCTTACTGTTCGGCTGCGTGGTGGCCATTCACATCACCTGCATCGTGGACATTGTAACCCTGGAGGGATTCGACAGTGGACTTGGGATCTTTATGCTTTTCAGGAGCATTGGTGGCTTCATCGGTCCACCTGCTGCAG GCTGGCTGGTGGACAAGACAAATGACTACAGAGCAGCCTTCTACCTCTCAGGCCTGTGCCTCATTTCATCAGCCGCGTTTGTCTTCCTAGTCGACCACCTGGTTAGGAGGAGAAAAGCCGCGGAGGCTGACATTCATCAGGCAGTCAGCCAACAGGAGGACTGGGAAACAGGAAAAGTCAAGTGA